A single genomic interval of Candidatus Baltobacteraceae bacterium harbors:
- a CDS encoding 8-oxoguanine deaminase, with product MGTLLLRDADVVAAFDDDGAIADRASILIRDNVIERVGPAAQLPETADIVIDARGMILLPGLINTHHHFFQTLTRNVPGTQDVGLFEWLVRLYPIWARLTPEAVRVSSAVAMAELMLSGCTTSSDHTYLWPNGARIEDQLEAAAQLGMRFHAARGSMSLGQSRGGLPPDSCVEDEAEILRDSQRAIERYHDPARYAMTRIVLAPCSPFSVSQDLMRETLALARSNGVHVHTHLAETLDEERYCLEHFDLRPVELAESLGWIGEDVWHAHMVHPNAAEIARLGVTRTGIAHCASSNMRLASGIAPVRALERAGARVGLGVDGSASNDSSAMLEEARQAMLLQRIAGGADAMSAADALRLATRGGAAVLGRDDIGALAPGMAADVIGYRLDALGLAGGAVHDALAALVFCRPGTVDLSIVNGRARIRGGAFVDLDLPALIERHNRIARALVRDELR from the coding sequence GTGGGAACGCTGCTGTTGCGCGACGCCGATGTCGTCGCCGCGTTCGACGACGACGGTGCGATCGCCGATCGCGCCTCGATTCTGATTCGCGACAACGTCATCGAACGCGTCGGTCCGGCGGCGCAATTGCCGGAAACCGCCGACATCGTGATCGACGCGCGCGGAATGATCCTGCTGCCGGGCCTGATCAACACCCATCATCACTTCTTCCAAACGCTCACACGCAACGTACCGGGCACGCAAGACGTCGGGCTCTTCGAGTGGCTCGTGCGGCTCTATCCGATCTGGGCGCGGCTCACGCCCGAAGCGGTGCGCGTCTCGAGCGCGGTCGCGATGGCCGAGCTGATGCTCAGCGGCTGCACGACCTCGAGCGATCACACCTATCTCTGGCCGAACGGCGCGCGGATCGAGGATCAACTCGAAGCGGCCGCACAGCTCGGCATGCGCTTTCACGCCGCGCGCGGCTCGATGTCGCTCGGCCAATCGCGCGGAGGTCTCCCGCCCGATTCGTGCGTGGAAGACGAAGCCGAAATTCTGCGCGACTCGCAGCGCGCGATCGAACGGTATCACGACCCCGCGCGCTACGCGATGACGCGCATCGTGCTCGCGCCCTGCTCGCCCTTCTCCGTCTCGCAAGATCTGATGCGCGAAACGCTCGCGCTGGCGCGCAGCAACGGCGTGCACGTGCACACGCATCTGGCCGAAACGCTGGATGAAGAACGGTACTGTCTCGAACATTTCGACCTGCGTCCGGTCGAGCTGGCCGAATCACTCGGCTGGATCGGCGAGGACGTATGGCACGCGCACATGGTGCATCCGAACGCTGCCGAAATCGCGCGGCTCGGCGTAACGCGCACCGGCATCGCGCACTGCGCCAGCTCGAACATGCGCCTCGCCTCGGGCATCGCGCCGGTGCGCGCGCTCGAACGCGCCGGCGCGCGCGTGGGACTCGGTGTCGACGGCTCGGCCTCGAACGATTCCTCCGCGATGCTGGAAGAAGCGCGCCAAGCGATGCTGCTGCAGCGCATCGCCGGCGGCGCCGATGCGATGAGCGCCGCCGATGCACTGCGGCTCGCGACGCGCGGCGGCGCGGCGGTGCTCGGCCGCGACGACATCGGTGCGCTCGCCCCGGGCATGGCGGCCGACGTCATCGGCTATCGCCTCGATGCGTTGGGCTTGGCCGGGGGCGCGGTGCACGATGCGCTCGCGGCGCTCGTGTTCTGCCGTCCGGGAACCGTCGATCTCTCGATCGTCAACGGCCGCGCGCGCATTCGCGGCGGCGCGTTCGTCGATCTCGATCTGCCGGCGTTAATCGAGCGGCACAACCGGATCGCGCGCGCGCTCGTTCGCGACGAGCTGCGCTGA
- a CDS encoding Uma2 family endonuclease, giving the protein MPHAIDEKPYTEILAGRAVRKVSPQRRHAVLQLRLATLVARLAGDRGDVGTEWRFYMNAPGDPRTSLVPDIAFVARERLDALTPDKREQPPLSPDVAIEIRSPADRIANVEWKMRAYLEMGGTLALDVLPESEEIRAFTRDGMKTFGHGDRFTCEAVPWLEFDVAEIFADLRD; this is encoded by the coding sequence ATGCCGCACGCGATCGACGAGAAGCCCTACACCGAAATCCTGGCCGGCCGGGCAGTCCGCAAAGTGAGCCCGCAGCGGCGCCATGCGGTCCTCCAGCTGCGCCTCGCCACGCTCGTTGCGCGTCTCGCGGGCGACCGCGGTGATGTCGGAACCGAGTGGCGCTTTTACATGAACGCCCCGGGCGATCCGCGCACCTCGCTCGTACCGGATATCGCGTTCGTCGCACGCGAGCGTCTCGACGCGCTAACGCCCGACAAGCGCGAACAGCCGCCGCTTTCGCCCGACGTGGCGATCGAGATTCGCTCTCCTGCCGATCGCATCGCCAACGTGGAGTGGAAGATGCGCGCCTATCTCGAGATGGGTGGGACGCTCGCGCTCGATGTTCTTCCCGAGAGCGAAGAGATTCGCGCCTTCACCCGCGACGGCATGAAAACGTTCGGGCACGGCGATCGCTTTACGTGCGAGGCCGTGCCCTGGCTGGAATTCGACGTCGCGGAGATCTTCGCCGACCTCCGCGACTAG